In the genome of Rhodoplanes sp. Z2-YC6860, one region contains:
- the acs gene encoding acetate--CoA ligase yields the protein MSDKTYDVSAEWQQRGFINEAKYREMYQRSVKDPNGFWGEQGKRIDWMRPFHKVKNTSFAPDNVSIKWFEEGTLNAAYNCIDRHLKKRGNQTAIIWEGDDPKDDKKITYQELHDEVCRMANILRNRNVEKGDRVTIYMPMIPEAAYAMLACARIGAVHSVVFGGFSPDSLAGRIEDCQSKVVITADEGLRGGRKVPLKANTDAAIAKVASSGFHVDHVIVVRRTGAPVNMEPVRDVWYHEAAAVVTSECPCEEMKAEDPLFILYTSGSTGKPKGVLHTTGGYLVYTSITHQYVFDYHEGDIYWCTADVGWVTGHSYILYGPLANGAVTLMFEGVPNYPSNSRFWEVIDKHKVNTFYTAPTAIRALMQSGDDPVKKTSRKSLKLLGSVGEPINPEAWEWYHRVVGDSRCPIVDTWWQTETGGILITPLPGATKLKPGSATLPFFGCQPQLVDAEGKVLEGATSGNLCIIDSWPGQMRTVFGDHQRFVDTYFRAYPGKYFTGDGCRRDEDGYYWITGRVDDVINVAGHRMGTAEVESALVAHQSVSEAAVVGYPHDIKGQGIYAYVTLMSGIQPSEELRKELVQWVRKEIGPIASPDLIQFAPGLPKTRSGKIMRRILRKIAEDEHGNLGDTSTLADPAVVDDLVKNRQNKKAEAKAGA from the coding sequence ATGTCCGACAAGACCTATGACGTTTCTGCCGAGTGGCAGCAGCGCGGCTTCATCAACGAAGCGAAGTACAGGGAGATGTACCAGCGCTCGGTGAAGGACCCGAACGGCTTCTGGGGCGAGCAAGGCAAGCGTATCGACTGGATGCGGCCCTTCCACAAAGTGAAAAACACGTCGTTCGCACCAGACAACGTCTCGATCAAATGGTTCGAGGAAGGCACGCTGAACGCCGCCTACAACTGCATCGACCGGCACCTGAAAAAGCGCGGCAACCAGACCGCGATCATCTGGGAGGGCGACGACCCGAAGGACGACAAGAAGATCACCTATCAGGAGCTGCACGACGAGGTGTGCCGGATGGCCAACATCCTGCGCAACCGCAACGTCGAGAAGGGCGACCGCGTCACCATCTACATGCCGATGATCCCCGAGGCGGCCTACGCGATGCTCGCCTGCGCGCGCATCGGTGCGGTGCATTCGGTGGTGTTCGGCGGCTTCTCGCCGGATTCTCTCGCCGGCCGCATCGAGGACTGCCAGTCGAAGGTGGTCATCACCGCCGACGAAGGCCTGCGCGGCGGCCGCAAGGTGCCGCTCAAAGCCAACACCGATGCGGCGATCGCCAAGGTCGCAAGCTCTGGATTTCACGTCGACCATGTCATCGTCGTGCGCCGCACCGGCGCGCCGGTGAACATGGAGCCGGTGCGCGACGTCTGGTACCACGAGGCTGCGGCCGTCGTGACCAGCGAATGTCCGTGCGAGGAGATGAAGGCCGAAGACCCGCTGTTCATCCTCTACACCTCGGGCTCGACCGGAAAGCCCAAGGGCGTGCTGCACACCACCGGCGGCTACCTCGTCTACACCTCGATCACGCACCAATACGTGTTCGACTATCACGAGGGCGACATCTACTGGTGCACCGCCGACGTCGGTTGGGTGACCGGTCACAGCTACATCCTCTACGGGCCGCTCGCCAACGGCGCCGTGACGCTGATGTTCGAAGGCGTGCCGAACTATCCGAGCAACTCCCGCTTCTGGGAGGTGATCGACAAGCACAAGGTCAACACCTTCTACACGGCGCCGACCGCGATCCGCGCGCTGATGCAGTCCGGCGACGATCCGGTGAAGAAGACCTCGCGCAAGTCGCTGAAGCTTCTGGGCTCGGTCGGCGAGCCGATCAATCCGGAAGCCTGGGAATGGTATCACCGGGTTGTCGGCGACAGCCGCTGCCCGATCGTCGACACCTGGTGGCAAACCGAGACCGGCGGCATCCTGATCACGCCACTCCCCGGCGCGACCAAACTCAAGCCGGGCTCGGCAACGCTGCCGTTTTTCGGCTGTCAGCCGCAGCTCGTCGACGCCGAAGGCAAAGTGCTGGAAGGCGCAACGTCAGGCAATCTTTGCATCATCGACTCCTGGCCCGGCCAGATGCGCACCGTGTTCGGCGACCATCAGCGCTTCGTCGACACCTACTTCAGGGCCTATCCGGGCAAGTACTTCACCGGCGACGGCTGTCGCCGCGACGAGGACGGCTATTACTGGATCACCGGTCGCGTCGACGACGTGATCAACGTCGCCGGCCACCGCATGGGCACGGCCGAAGTCGAAAGCGCCCTGGTCGCGCATCAGAGCGTGTCGGAGGCCGCCGTGGTCGGCTATCCGCACGACATCAAGGGTCAGGGCATCTACGCCTATGTGACGCTGATGTCCGGCATCCAGCCGAGCGAAGAGCTGCGCAAGGAACTGGTGCAGTGGGTGCGCAAGGAAATCGGCCCGATCGCTTCGCCCGATCTCATCCAGTTTGCGCCCGGCCTGCCGAAGACGCGCTCCGGCAAGATCATGCGCCGCATCCTGCGCAAGATCGCCGAGGACGAGCACGGCAATCTCGGCGACACCTCGACGCTGGCCGATCCGGCCGTGGTCGATGACCTGGTGAAGAACCGGCAGAACAAGAAGGCCGAGGCCAAAGCCGGCGCGTAA
- a CDS encoding L,D-transpeptidase — translation MITLFRCIAATVAISALSFATVVTAATPASARGEMVPFRAEASAGTIVVRTNERRLYLVLGEGRALMYPVGVGRAGRQWAGRSVIDGKYIKPAWAPPRDIAKAKPSIDFVHAGGAPNNPMGAAALTLAGGQYAIHGTNDPRSIGGFVSYGCIRMYNQDITDLFERVSVGTPVMVVR, via the coding sequence ATGATTACTTTGTTTCGTTGTATTGCTGCCACCGTTGCGATTTCTGCTCTGTCGTTCGCGACCGTCGTCACGGCTGCAACGCCCGCGTCCGCGCGTGGCGAAATGGTGCCCTTCAGAGCTGAAGCCTCGGCGGGCACCATCGTGGTACGCACCAACGAGCGCCGCCTTTATCTCGTGCTCGGCGAAGGCCGCGCACTGATGTATCCGGTCGGCGTCGGCCGCGCCGGCCGCCAGTGGGCCGGTCGCTCCGTCATCGATGGCAAGTACATCAAGCCGGCCTGGGCGCCGCCGCGCGACATTGCCAAGGCCAAGCCGAGCATCGATTTCGTTCACGCAGGCGGCGCGCCGAACAATCCGATGGGCGCCGCGGCGCTGACGCTGGCCGGGGGCCAATACGCCATCCATGGCACCAACGATCCGCGGTCGATCGGCGGCTTCGTGTCGTACGGCTGCATCCGGATGTACAACCAGGACATCACCGACCTGTTCGAACGCGTCAGCGTCGGCACGCCGGTCATGGTGGTCCGGTAG
- a CDS encoding DUF1674 domain-containing protein, producing the protein MADTKPPEPSPKKPLTPAAERALAEAAERRARQQAQQPATKEVGGPSGPEPTRYGDWEKKGLTSDF; encoded by the coding sequence ATGGCCGATACCAAGCCGCCCGAGCCGTCCCCGAAGAAGCCGCTGACGCCTGCGGCTGAGCGGGCGCTGGCCGAGGCTGCCGAGCGCCGGGCGAGGCAGCAGGCCCAGCAGCCCGCCACCAAGGAGGTCGGCGGGCCGAGCGGGCCCGAGCCGACCCGTTACGGCGACTGGGAAAAGAAGGGCCTGACGTCGGACTTCTAA
- a CDS encoding RsmB/NOP family class I SAM-dependent RNA methyltransferase codes for MPLARKPAPSAPPPGLAARRIAADIIHGVLRRKRPLDELLETSGLGTLSERDRALTRTIVATVLRRLGTLRHLLAAHLERGIPPEAPHVEMILLVGAVQILLLDVPDHAAVDLSVRLSRDDRHGARYASLINAVLRNLTRDGKARLAALDTATLDTPDWLMQRWVAHYGEDTARAIAVAHTQEPALDLTVKRDPETWAATLNGRALPTGTVRTIASGPVSQLPGFEAGDWWVQDAAAALPARLLLGFFGNARGKTVADLCAAPGGKTAQLAEAGAQVTAVDRSGVRLARLRQNLTRLRLTAEIVEADAAQWQGGPFDAVLVDAPCSSTGTVRRHPDIPWLKTEADLGKLAALQGRLLDRAASLLKPGGALVYCTCSLEREEGEDQIAALLARNPHLRRDPIRVEEVGGQAEFITAAGELRTLPCHWPNAEPRLGGLDGFYAARISTVEGT; via the coding sequence ATGCCGCTTGCTCGCAAACCCGCACCATCCGCTCCGCCGCCGGGCCTCGCCGCCCGAAGGATCGCGGCCGATATCATCCATGGCGTGCTGCGAAGGAAGCGCCCGCTCGACGAGCTGCTGGAGACCAGCGGGCTTGGCACTCTGTCGGAGCGCGACCGCGCTCTGACCCGAACCATCGTCGCGACCGTACTGCGACGGCTCGGCACGCTGCGGCACCTGCTCGCCGCGCATCTCGAACGCGGCATTCCGCCGGAGGCTCCGCATGTCGAGATGATCCTGCTGGTCGGCGCCGTGCAGATCCTGCTTCTCGATGTGCCCGATCACGCTGCCGTCGATCTCTCGGTGCGACTTTCGCGGGATGACCGTCACGGAGCGCGCTATGCAAGCCTGATCAACGCCGTGCTGCGCAATCTCACCCGCGACGGCAAGGCGCGCCTCGCCGCACTCGACACCGCGACGCTCGATACGCCGGACTGGCTGATGCAGCGCTGGGTCGCGCATTACGGCGAGGACACCGCGCGCGCGATCGCCGTCGCCCACACGCAGGAACCGGCCCTCGATCTCACGGTGAAGCGCGATCCGGAAACCTGGGCGGCCACGCTCAACGGCCGGGCGCTGCCGACCGGCACCGTGCGCACCATCGCGTCGGGCCCGGTGTCGCAGTTGCCGGGCTTCGAAGCCGGCGACTGGTGGGTACAGGACGCAGCCGCGGCTCTGCCGGCCCGCCTGCTCCTTGGCTTTTTTGGCAACGCCCGCGGCAAGACCGTCGCAGACCTTTGCGCCGCGCCGGGCGGCAAGACCGCGCAGCTTGCAGAGGCCGGCGCGCAGGTCACCGCGGTGGATCGCTCGGGCGTGCGGCTCGCGAGGCTCCGGCAAAATCTGACCCGGTTGCGGCTTACCGCCGAGATCGTCGAAGCCGACGCCGCGCAGTGGCAGGGCGGCCCATTCGACGCCGTCCTGGTCGATGCCCCCTGTTCATCCACAGGAACTGTGCGCCGCCATCCGGATATTCCGTGGCTTAAAACCGAGGCCGATCTCGGCAAGCTTGCCGCCCTGCAGGGGCGGCTGCTCGATCGAGCCGCAAGCCTGCTCAAGCCCGGCGGCGCCCTGGTCTATTGCACCTGTTCGCTGGAGCGCGAGGAGGGCGAGGACCAAATCGCCGCGCTTTTGGCCCGAAATCCGCACCTGAGGCGCGATCCGATCCGTGTCGAGGAGGTCGGCGGACAGGCCGAATTCATCACCGCGGCGGGCGAACTTCGGACGCTTCCCTGCCATTGGCCCAACGCCGAGCCGCGCCTTGGCGGGCTCGACGGCTTCTATGCCGCCCGAATCTCAACAGTTGAGGGCACTTAG
- a CDS encoding heparinase II/III family protein yields the protein MSIGERAKLLLLLGRRGLRMAAGRLRGHPFIRLSFIPRKAERLLIAPQDLRTADGTRASEIYAGRFAFAGKVVISDGRSPFDIAAPSDEWAASLLGFGWLRHLRAAESGITRANARALVDEWISVQGAWDPVGWQPEILARRVIAWLSQAPLILHDADDAFYRRFLRSLVRQVRYLRHTAIEAREGVPRMQALVALTYAALCMSGQARHMRGAVKQLVAEIDEQILVDGGHISRNPGALIELLLDLLPLRHAFAARNIAPPPQLNNAIDRMMPMMRFFRHGDGNFAHFNGMGPTLPDVMATILAYDDARGAPLSNAPHSGYQRAQAGEMVVLMDAGAPPPINVSQEAHAGCLSFEMSHGLQRIVVNCGLPGTNKDSWRQVARATAAHSTVVFNDTSSCRFLESGSFKGLLGTPIVSGPTDVQMSREDRGDGTILRASHNGYGDRFKVLHQRALKLSTDGTRLDGEDFFVATEGDLIPQDVQDEFAVRFHLHPTIKANKLTDGHGAMLMLPTREVWTFNAYEDRVEIEESVYLSGSDGPRRAVQIVIYGRARRVPRVHWSLALASAQGTGGTRRRGEDPQLPLTAP from the coding sequence CTGTCAATTGGGGAGCGGGCCAAGCTGCTGTTGCTCCTGGGACGCCGCGGCTTGCGGATGGCCGCCGGCCGCCTGCGCGGCCATCCGTTCATTCGCCTGAGCTTCATTCCGCGCAAGGCCGAGCGCCTGCTGATCGCGCCACAAGATCTGCGCACCGCCGACGGCACCCGCGCGAGCGAAATCTACGCCGGACGTTTTGCCTTTGCCGGCAAGGTCGTGATCAGCGACGGCCGCTCGCCATTCGACATCGCGGCGCCGTCCGACGAATGGGCGGCGAGCCTACTCGGCTTCGGCTGGCTGCGGCATCTGCGCGCCGCGGAATCCGGCATCACCCGCGCCAACGCCCGCGCGCTGGTCGACGAATGGATTTCGGTGCAAGGCGCCTGGGACCCGGTTGGATGGCAACCCGAGATCCTGGCGCGCCGCGTCATCGCATGGCTCAGCCAGGCGCCGCTGATCCTGCACGACGCCGACGACGCGTTTTACCGCCGCTTCCTGCGCAGCCTGGTGCGGCAGGTGCGCTACCTCCGTCACACCGCGATCGAAGCGCGCGAGGGCGTGCCGCGCATGCAGGCGCTGGTGGCGCTGACTTACGCCGCGCTCTGCATGTCCGGCCAGGCGCGGCACATGCGCGGCGCCGTCAAGCAGCTCGTGGCCGAGATCGACGAACAGATCCTGGTCGACGGCGGCCACATCAGCCGCAACCCCGGCGCTCTGATCGAGCTGCTGCTCGACCTTTTGCCGCTGCGGCACGCATTTGCGGCACGCAACATCGCGCCGCCGCCGCAGCTCAACAACGCCATCGACCGCATGATGCCGATGATGCGCTTCTTCCGGCACGGCGACGGCAACTTCGCGCATTTCAACGGCATGGGCCCGACGCTGCCCGACGTGATGGCCACCATCCTGGCCTATGACGACGCCCGCGGCGCACCGCTGTCGAACGCGCCGCATTCCGGCTATCAGCGCGCCCAGGCCGGCGAGATGGTCGTGCTGATGGACGCCGGCGCACCGCCGCCGATCAACGTGAGCCAGGAGGCCCACGCCGGCTGCCTGTCCTTCGAAATGTCGCACGGCCTGCAACGCATCGTCGTGAACTGCGGCCTGCCGGGAACCAACAAAGACAGCTGGAGGCAGGTGGCCCGCGCCACCGCGGCGCACTCCACCGTGGTGTTCAACGACACGTCGTCGTGCCGCTTCCTGGAAAGCGGCTCGTTCAAGGGTCTGCTCGGCACGCCGATCGTCAGCGGGCCGACCGACGTGCAGATGTCCCGCGAGGATCGTGGCGACGGCACGATCCTGCGCGCATCCCATAACGGCTACGGCGACCGCTTCAAGGTGCTGCATCAGCGCGCCTTGAAGCTTTCAACCGACGGCACGCGGCTCGACGGCGAGGACTTTTTCGTCGCCACCGAGGGCGATCTCATTCCGCAGGACGTGCAGGATGAATTCGCGGTGCGGTTCCACCTGCACCCGACCATCAAGGCCAACAAGCTGACCGACGGCCATGGCGCGATGCTGATGCTGCCGACCCGCGAGGTGTGGACCTTCAACGCCTACGAGGATCGCGTCGAGATCGAGGAAAGCGTATATCTCTCGGGCTCGGACGGACCACGCCGCGCGGTGCAGATCGTGATCTACGGCCGTGCCCGGCGGGTGCCGCGCGTCCACTGGAGCCTCGCGCTGGCCAGCGCACAGGGCACAGGCGGCACGCGCCGGCGTGGTGAAGACCCGCAATTGCCTCTGACCGCGCCTTAA
- the purH gene encoding bifunctional phosphoribosylaminoimidazolecarboxamide formyltransferase/IMP cyclohydrolase, giving the protein MTDQRRVTRALISVSDKAGLIDFARGLSSHGVELVSTGGTAKALKDAGLKVMDVSELTGFPEMMDGRVKTLHPKVHGGLLAIRDNKEHAGAMATHGIRPIDLLVVNLYPFEATVAKGAGYDDCIENIDIGGPAMIRAAAKNHADVAVVVEPEDYTAVLSELSQHGGATTLLLRKKLAAKAYARTATYDAAISNWFAQTLGDPAPSFRAFGGKLAEALRYGENPHQSAAFYRTGDQRSGVATARQAQGKQLSYNNINDTDAAYECVAEFDPKRTAAVAIIKHANPCGVAEGGNLIEAYRKALACDSTSAFGGIVAVNRTLDAEAAKAITEIFTEVIIAPDATEEAIKIVGAKKNLRLLLAGGLPDPRALGLTVKSVAGGLLVQSRDNATVDEMQLKTVTKRQPTAAELDDLRFAFRVAKHVKSNTIVYVKDRATVGIGAGQMSRVDASRIAARKAEDAAKELKLSVPLTKGSVVASDAFFPFADGLLVAIEAGATAVIQPGGSVRDDEVIKAADEHNVAMVFTGTRHFRH; this is encoded by the coding sequence ATGACCGACCAACGCCGCGTCACACGTGCTCTCATTTCCGTTTCCGACAAGGCGGGACTGATCGACTTCGCCCGCGGGCTTTCGAGCCACGGCGTCGAGCTCGTCTCGACCGGCGGCACCGCCAAGGCGCTGAAGGATGCCGGTCTCAAGGTGATGGACGTGTCGGAGCTGACCGGCTTTCCCGAGATGATGGACGGCCGGGTCAAGACGCTGCATCCGAAGGTGCATGGCGGGCTACTCGCGATCCGCGACAACAAGGAGCATGCCGGCGCGATGGCGACGCACGGCATCCGGCCGATCGACCTGCTGGTGGTCAACCTCTATCCGTTCGAGGCCACGGTCGCGAAGGGCGCGGGTTACGACGACTGCATCGAGAACATCGACATCGGCGGCCCGGCGATGATCCGCGCTGCCGCCAAGAACCACGCCGACGTCGCCGTGGTGGTCGAGCCCGAGGATTACACCGCGGTGCTGAGCGAGCTGTCACAGCACGGCGGCGCAACGACGCTCCTGCTGCGCAAGAAGCTCGCCGCCAAGGCTTATGCGCGCACCGCGACCTATGACGCTGCGATCTCCAACTGGTTCGCGCAGACGCTGGGCGATCCGGCGCCGTCGTTCCGCGCCTTCGGCGGCAAGCTTGCCGAGGCGCTGCGCTATGGCGAGAATCCGCACCAGAGCGCGGCGTTCTATCGCACGGGCGACCAGCGTTCGGGTGTCGCCACCGCGCGGCAGGCGCAAGGCAAGCAGCTTTCCTACAACAACATCAACGACACCGACGCGGCTTATGAATGCGTCGCCGAGTTCGATCCCAAGCGCACCGCGGCGGTCGCGATCATCAAGCACGCCAACCCGTGCGGCGTCGCCGAGGGCGGCAACCTGATCGAGGCCTACCGCAAGGCGCTCGCTTGCGACTCGACTTCGGCGTTCGGCGGCATCGTCGCGGTGAACCGCACACTCGACGCCGAGGCCGCCAAGGCCATCACCGAGATTTTCACCGAGGTGATCATCGCGCCCGACGCGACCGAAGAAGCGATCAAGATCGTCGGCGCGAAGAAGAATTTGCGATTGCTGCTCGCCGGCGGCCTGCCCGATCCCCGCGCCTTGGGGCTCACGGTGAAATCGGTGGCCGGCGGCCTGCTGGTTCAGTCCCGCGACAACGCCACGGTCGATGAGATGCAGCTCAAGACCGTCACCAAACGGCAGCCGACCGCAGCCGAGCTCGACGATTTGCGCTTTGCGTTCCGCGTGGCGAAGCACGTCAAGTCGAACACGATCGTCTACGTCAAGGATCGCGCCACGGTCGGCATCGGTGCCGGCCAGATGAGCCGCGTCGACGCCTCGCGCATCGCGGCCCGCAAGGCCGAAGACGCCGCGAAAGAATTGAAGCTTTCAGTGCCGCTGACAAAAGGCTCGGTGGTCGCATCCGACGCGTTCTTCCCGTTCGCCGACGGCCTGCTGGTCGCCATCGAAGCCGGCGCCACCGCGGTGATCCAGCCCGGCGGCTCGGTGCGCGACGACGAGGTGATCAAGGCCGCGGATGAGCACAACGTCGCGATGGTGTTCACCGGGACGCGGCATTTCCGGCATTGA
- a CDS encoding GIY-YIG nuclease family protein, with product MADYYVYILTNKPRGTLYVGVTSDLVGRVYQHREGVVAGFTKRYGLKQLVHFERYDMPTLAIQREKNIKHWPRMWKLNLINESNPQWRDLYDDITR from the coding sequence ATGGCGGACTATTACGTTTACATCCTGACGAACAAGCCGCGCGGCACATTGTATGTCGGCGTGACCAGCGACCTTGTTGGGCGTGTCTATCAGCACCGCGAAGGTGTGGTGGCCGGTTTTACGAAACGATATGGCTTGAAGCAGCTGGTTCATTTCGAGCGCTATGACATGCCGACACTCGCTATCCAGCGAGAGAAGAACATCAAGCACTGGCCAAGGATGTGGAAGCTCAATCTGATTAATGAATCAAATCCGCAGTGGCGCGATCTCTACGACGACATCACGCGCTGA